In a single window of the Pseudomonas entomophila genome:
- a CDS encoding type I secretion system permease/ATPase → MQSAQPRLDVDDPLLDGLLILCKLHGCPASRASLCSGLPLAEQRLGLALLPRAAAKAGLQARVLRRELGDISALNLPVLLMLNDGRSAVLQRWGDNGRALLLPCEAEGGEQWVEREALAEAYSGQALFARPRHSLEEVRAPLLPRVNAWFRDTLRHSRWLYGDALLASLLINLLGLMVPLFVMQTYDRVVPNQALSTLWVLVAGLFIGTAFELVLRMVRAHLLDQAGKKTDLILSATLFERITGMSMKARPATIGGFAQSIHDFQGLREFLTAVTLTSIIDLPFVALMLLVIGLLGGWLVVIPLIAFPVAVGLALFIQVRLRDTVQKSLSLGAVRQALLIETLGGLETLKACGAESERQYQWEHTNGAIARLDAHARNLSALASNGTLFIQQFCGMATIVAGVYSIIAGNLSVGALVASYMLGSRVLAPLGQIAGLITRYQQAQLTMRSTDALMSLPQERQAEHQALEHTTLQGGVSISHATFRYAGQAAPALNDVNCVLKPGERIGIIGRSGSGKSTLARLLMGFHHPDEGQVLLDNLDLRQLDIADLRNQLGYVAHDLPLLAGSLRDNLTLGARHVSDARMLEVAELTGVSELARQHPQGFDRPVGERGQLLSGGQRQAVLLARALLLEPPILILDEPTSHMDNSSEEQLRQRLLAWVPGKTLLLVTHRTSMLSLVDRLLVLDNGKIVADGPKDAVIDALRKGRIGAAL, encoded by the coding sequence ATGCAAAGCGCGCAACCGCGCCTGGATGTGGATGATCCGTTGCTCGATGGCCTGCTGATCCTGTGCAAGCTGCACGGCTGCCCCGCCAGCCGTGCCAGCCTGTGCAGCGGCCTGCCGCTGGCCGAGCAGCGCCTGGGCCTGGCCCTGCTGCCGCGTGCCGCCGCCAAGGCCGGGTTGCAGGCACGGGTGCTGCGGCGCGAGCTGGGCGACATCTCGGCGCTCAACCTGCCGGTCCTGCTGATGCTCAACGACGGTCGCAGTGCGGTGCTGCAACGTTGGGGCGACAACGGCCGCGCGCTGCTATTGCCCTGCGAGGCCGAAGGCGGCGAGCAGTGGGTCGAGCGCGAGGCGCTGGCCGAGGCCTACAGCGGCCAGGCCTTGTTTGCCCGCCCCCGCCACTCTCTGGAGGAGGTACGCGCCCCACTGCTGCCCCGGGTCAACGCCTGGTTCCGCGACACCCTGCGCCACTCCCGCTGGCTGTATGGCGATGCCCTGCTGGCCAGCCTGCTGATCAACCTGCTGGGCTTGATGGTGCCCCTGTTCGTGATGCAGACCTACGACCGTGTGGTGCCCAACCAGGCACTGTCGACCCTGTGGGTGCTGGTCGCCGGCCTGTTCATCGGTACTGCCTTCGAACTGGTGCTGCGCATGGTGCGTGCCCACCTGCTCGACCAGGCCGGCAAGAAGACCGACCTGATCCTTTCCGCCACCCTGTTCGAACGCATCACCGGCATGAGCATGAAGGCCCGCCCCGCCACCATCGGTGGCTTCGCGCAAAGCATCCATGACTTCCAGGGCCTGCGCGAATTCCTCACGGCGGTCACCCTGACCAGCATCATCGACCTGCCCTTCGTCGCCCTGATGCTGCTGGTGATCGGCCTGCTCGGCGGCTGGCTGGTGGTGATCCCGTTGATCGCCTTCCCGGTGGCCGTGGGCCTGGCGCTGTTCATCCAGGTGCGCCTACGCGACACCGTACAGAAGAGCCTGAGCCTGGGCGCCGTGCGCCAGGCCCTGCTGATCGAGACCCTGGGTGGCCTGGAAACCCTCAAGGCCTGCGGTGCCGAAAGCGAGCGCCAGTACCAGTGGGAGCACACCAACGGCGCCATTGCCCGCCTCGACGCCCACGCCCGCAACTTGTCTGCGCTGGCCAGCAACGGCACGCTGTTCATCCAGCAGTTCTGCGGCATGGCCACCATCGTCGCCGGGGTGTACAGCATCATCGCCGGCAACCTGAGTGTCGGCGCCCTGGTGGCCAGCTACATGCTCGGCAGCCGCGTGCTCGCCCCGCTGGGGCAGATCGCCGGGCTGATTACCCGCTACCAGCAGGCGCAACTGACCATGCGCAGCACCGACGCGCTGATGAGCCTGCCCCAGGAACGCCAGGCCGAGCACCAGGCGCTGGAGCACACGACGTTGCAGGGCGGTGTGAGCATCAGCCACGCCACCTTCCGCTATGCCGGGCAGGCCGCCCCGGCACTCAATGACGTCAACTGCGTGCTCAAGCCTGGCGAGCGCATCGGCATCATCGGCCGCAGCGGCTCGGGCAAGAGCACCCTGGCGCGGCTGCTGATGGGGTTCCATCACCCCGACGAAGGCCAGGTGCTGCTGGACAACCTCGACCTGCGTCAGCTGGACATCGCCGACCTGCGCAACCAGCTAGGCTACGTGGCCCACGACCTGCCGCTGCTGGCCGGTAGCCTGCGTGACAACCTCACCCTTGGCGCGCGCCATGTCAGCGATGCGCGCATGCTCGAGGTGGCGGAACTGACCGGCGTCAGCGAACTGGCCCGCCAGCACCCGCAAGGTTTCGACCGCCCGGTGGGCGAGCGCGGCCAGCTGCTTTCCGGCGGCCAGCGCCAGGCTGTGCTGCTGGCCCGGGCGCTGCTGCTGGAGCCGCCGATCCTGATCCTCGACGAACCCACCAGCCACATGGACAACAGCAGCGAAGAACAACTGCGCCAGCGCCTGCTGGCCTGGGTGCCCGGCAAGACCCTGCTGCTGGTCACCCACCGCACCTCGATGCTCAGCCTGGTGGATCGGCTGCTGGTGCTGGACAACGGCAAGATCGTGGCCGACGGGCCGAAGGACGCGGTGATCGATGCGTTGCGCAAAGGCCGTATCGGCGCCGCGCTGTGA
- a CDS encoding TolC family outer membrane protein, with amino-acid sequence MRVFTPITSAILLAMACANTQAMSITEAVQSAVDQHPEISASRNSRLSADEDVKFARGGYYPTVDLVAGYGRQRSDNTNTRGFNADGTRNHNKETLSYTQSELRLRQMLFDGFNTANEVGRTEAVATSRAYYTQATAETVALRAIEVYLEVLKRRELVTLAKNNLQAHLRVNDQIGLRSERGVGSTADLDQSRARRALAENNLDTAEVDLADAEANFFSVIGRMPDELEAPATIKGEVPTDLQGARQGMLENNPYLKSAQADVQSAEQQYEVAKSPFYPRLDAVLATGANNNIGGQKGHDNNDWQAGVELSYNLFRGGSDKARLQSDAHKINQAMDIRNNALRELNENLSLAWNAMNNARKQLPSAREYAETTQRVRAAYQDQFGLGQRTLLDVLDSENELYNANRRYTEVRYTEEFSMYRLLANMGELLSKQRISLPPEAIAKTEVRNEARLPDMR; translated from the coding sequence ATGCGCGTTTTTACCCCCATCACCAGTGCGATTTTGTTGGCCATGGCGTGTGCCAACACTCAGGCGATGTCGATTACCGAGGCCGTCCAGAGCGCCGTGGACCAGCATCCTGAAATCAGTGCCAGCCGCAACAGCCGGCTGTCCGCCGACGAGGATGTGAAATTTGCCCGCGGGGGGTACTACCCGACCGTCGACCTGGTGGCTGGGTATGGCCGGCAGCGTTCGGACAACACCAACACCCGAGGTTTCAATGCCGACGGCACGCGCAACCACAATAAAGAGACACTCAGCTACACCCAGTCCGAACTGCGCCTGCGGCAGATGCTGTTCGACGGCTTCAACACCGCCAACGAAGTCGGCCGCACCGAGGCGGTCGCCACCTCGCGCGCCTACTACACCCAGGCCACCGCCGAGACCGTGGCGCTGCGCGCCATCGAGGTCTACCTCGAAGTGCTCAAGCGCCGCGAACTGGTGACCCTGGCCAAGAACAACCTGCAGGCGCACCTGCGGGTCAATGACCAGATCGGCCTGCGCAGCGAGCGCGGCGTGGGCAGCACCGCCGACCTCGACCAGTCCCGCGCCCGTCGCGCCCTGGCCGAGAACAACCTGGACACCGCCGAGGTCGACCTGGCCGACGCCGAAGCCAACTTTTTCAGTGTGATCGGGCGCATGCCCGACGAGCTCGAAGCGCCAGCCACCATCAAGGGGGAAGTGCCGACCGACCTGCAGGGCGCTCGCCAGGGCATGCTGGAGAACAACCCCTACCTCAAGTCGGCCCAGGCCGATGTGCAGTCGGCCGAGCAGCAATACGAAGTGGCCAAGTCGCCTTTCTACCCGCGCCTGGACGCAGTGCTGGCCACCGGCGCCAACAACAACATCGGCGGCCAGAAGGGCCACGACAACAACGACTGGCAGGCCGGCGTCGAGCTCAGCTACAACCTGTTCCGCGGCGGCAGCGACAAGGCTCGCCTGCAATCCGACGCACACAAGATCAACCAGGCCATGGACATCCGCAACAACGCCCTGCGCGAGCTGAACGAGAACCTCAGCCTGGCCTGGAACGCCATGAACAACGCCCGCAAGCAACTGCCGAGCGCCCGCGAATACGCCGAGACCACCCAACGCGTGCGCGCCGCCTACCAGGACCAGTTCGGCCTGGGCCAGCGCACCCTGCTCGATGTGCTCGACAGCGAGAACGAGCTGTACAACGCCAACCGGCGCTACACCGAAGTGCGCTACACCGAAGAGTTCTCCATGTACCGCCTGCTGGCCAACATGGGTGAGCTGCTGAGCAAGCAGCGCATCTCGTTGCCGCCGGAAGCCATTGCCAAGACCGAGGTGCGCAACGAGGCGAGGTTGCCCGACATGCGTTGA
- a CDS encoding HlyD family type I secretion periplasmic adaptor subunit, producing MPISHSIRSYLHGTDPRAERDYMPELAGATLQDSPSLSRLTVWLTAILLLVALAWAHFAVLDEVTVGEGKAIPSSKVQVIQNLEGGIVTEIFVREGQMVDKGATLLRLDDTRFKSNKGESEADRYALTAQVERLSAESEGRPFTLSDEVRAKAPQVAEDEAALYDSRQRRLASEKQTLNEQLRQKTQELAEFRSKVDQYRSALGLLQQELDMSSPLVGKGAISPVEILRLKQRTVEARGQLNATSLAIPRAEAAVAEIRSKIQEADAGFRSDAAKELNDKRTELSKITATSIAIDDRVNRTTVVSPVRGIVKLLKVNTIGGVVQPGSDLVEIVPIEDNLLIEAKVRPQDVAFLHPGQTAMVKFSAYDYTIYGGLKAKLELIGADTVTDDKGNAFYLIQVRTEKNHLGGDNKPLLIIPGMVATVDIITGQKSVLDYLLKPVLKARTEALRER from the coding sequence ATGCCCATCAGCCACAGCATACGCAGCTACCTCCACGGCACCGACCCGCGCGCCGAACGCGACTACATGCCGGAACTGGCCGGCGCCACCCTGCAGGACTCACCGAGCCTGTCACGCCTGACCGTGTGGCTGACCGCGATCCTGCTGCTGGTGGCACTGGCCTGGGCCCACTTCGCGGTGCTCGACGAAGTCACCGTCGGCGAGGGCAAAGCCATCCCCTCCAGCAAGGTGCAGGTGATACAGAACCTCGAGGGCGGCATCGTCACCGAGATCTTCGTGCGCGAAGGGCAGATGGTGGACAAGGGTGCTACCTTGCTGCGCCTGGACGACACCCGTTTCAAGTCGAACAAGGGCGAAAGCGAAGCCGACCGCTACGCCCTCACGGCCCAGGTCGAGCGCCTGTCGGCGGAGTCCGAAGGCCGCCCCTTCACGCTGTCGGATGAGGTGCGTGCCAAGGCCCCGCAAGTGGCCGAGGACGAAGCCGCCCTGTATGACTCGCGCCAGCGCCGCCTGGCCAGTGAGAAACAGACCCTCAACGAGCAACTGCGGCAGAAGACCCAGGAACTCGCCGAGTTCCGCTCCAAGGTCGATCAGTACCGTTCTGCCTTGGGCCTGCTGCAGCAGGAGCTGGACATGTCCTCGCCGTTGGTGGGCAAGGGCGCCATCTCGCCGGTAGAGATCCTGCGCCTCAAGCAACGTACTGTCGAGGCCCGCGGCCAACTCAACGCTACCAGCCTGGCGATCCCCCGCGCCGAAGCCGCGGTGGCGGAGATCAGGAGCAAGATCCAGGAAGCCGACGCGGGCTTTCGCTCCGATGCCGCCAAGGAACTCAATGACAAACGCACGGAACTTTCGAAGATCACCGCCACCAGCATCGCCATCGACGACCGGGTCAACCGCACCACCGTGGTGTCGCCAGTGCGCGGCATCGTCAAGCTGCTCAAGGTCAATACCATCGGCGGCGTGGTGCAGCCCGGCAGCGACCTGGTGGAGATCGTGCCGATCGAGGACAACCTGTTGATCGAGGCCAAGGTGCGGCCGCAGGACGTGGCATTTCTCCACCCTGGGCAGACGGCGATGGTCAAGTTCAGCGCCTATGACTACACCATCTATGGCGGGCTGAAGGCCAAGCTGGAACTGATCGGCGCCGACACGGTGACCGATGACAAGGGCAATGCGTTCTACCTGATCCAGGTGCGCACCGAGAAAAACCATCTGGGTGGGGATAACAAGCCGCTGCTGATCATCCCGGGGATGGTGGCCACGGTGGATATCATCACCGGCCAGAAGAGCGTGCTGGATTACCTGTTGAAGCCGGTGTTGAAGGCCCGGACGGAGGCGCTGCGCGAGCGGTAG